A region of Dermochelys coriacea isolate rDerCor1 chromosome 1, rDerCor1.pri.v4, whole genome shotgun sequence DNA encodes the following proteins:
- the MRPS33 gene encoding 28S ribosomal protein S33, mitochondrial isoform X2 yields the protein MGEVCICVRVHSLPKMSALSNYALRMARLSARIFGEVVRPTDNKSMKVVKLFSEQPLAKRKEVYDWYPPHNTYFALMKKLRFFGLYRDEHEDFKEEMRRLKKLRGKGKPKKGEGKRATKKK from the exons ATGGG GGAAGTGTGTATATGTGTGCGTGTCCATTCTTTGCCAAAGATGTCTGCTCTTTCCAATTATGCCTTGCGGATGGCCCGCCTGAGTGCCCGGATATTTGGAGAAGTTGTCAGGCCAACAGACAATAAGTCCATGAAAGTAGTGAAGCTGTTCAGCGAGCAGCCCCTCGCCAAACGGAAGGAGGTCTACGATTGGTATCCCCCTCACAATACCTACTTCGCCCTCATGAAGAAACTCCGCTTCTTTGGCCTCTACAG AGATGAACATGAAGATTTTAAGGAAGAGATGAGACGGCTGAAAAAGCTCCGTGGTAAAGGAAAACCCaagaaaggagaaggaaagagagctACCAAGAAGAAATAG
- the MRPS33 gene encoding 28S ribosomal protein S33, mitochondrial isoform X1, with the protein MRENGQKTTSWWRTCMKSKEMRNGRKKWREVCICVRVHSLPKMSALSNYALRMARLSARIFGEVVRPTDNKSMKVVKLFSEQPLAKRKEVYDWYPPHNTYFALMKKLRFFGLYRDEHEDFKEEMRRLKKLRGKGKPKKGEGKRATKKK; encoded by the exons ATGCGAGAAAACGGACAGAAAACAACATCATGGTGGAGGACGTGCATGAAATCCAAAGAGATGAGGAATGGGAGAAAGAAATGGAG GGAAGTGTGTATATGTGTGCGTGTCCATTCTTTGCCAAAGATGTCTGCTCTTTCCAATTATGCCTTGCGGATGGCCCGCCTGAGTGCCCGGATATTTGGAGAAGTTGTCAGGCCAACAGACAATAAGTCCATGAAAGTAGTGAAGCTGTTCAGCGAGCAGCCCCTCGCCAAACGGAAGGAGGTCTACGATTGGTATCCCCCTCACAATACCTACTTCGCCCTCATGAAGAAACTCCGCTTCTTTGGCCTCTACAG AGATGAACATGAAGATTTTAAGGAAGAGATGAGACGGCTGAAAAAGCTCCGTGGTAAAGGAAAACCCaagaaaggagaaggaaagagagctACCAAGAAGAAATAG
- the MRPS33 gene encoding 28S ribosomal protein S33, mitochondrial isoform X3 has translation MSALSNYALRMARLSARIFGEVVRPTDNKSMKVVKLFSEQPLAKRKEVYDWYPPHNTYFALMKKLRFFGLYRDEHEDFKEEMRRLKKLRGKGKPKKGEGKRATKKK, from the exons ATGTCTGCTCTTTCCAATTATGCCTTGCGGATGGCCCGCCTGAGTGCCCGGATATTTGGAGAAGTTGTCAGGCCAACAGACAATAAGTCCATGAAAGTAGTGAAGCTGTTCAGCGAGCAGCCCCTCGCCAAACGGAAGGAGGTCTACGATTGGTATCCCCCTCACAATACCTACTTCGCCCTCATGAAGAAACTCCGCTTCTTTGGCCTCTACAG AGATGAACATGAAGATTTTAAGGAAGAGATGAGACGGCTGAAAAAGCTCCGTGGTAAAGGAAAACCCaagaaaggagaaggaaagagagctACCAAGAAGAAATAG